In one window of uncultured Acetobacteroides sp. DNA:
- a CDS encoding DEAD/DEAH box helicase, translating into MPFTSLGLSESLLKALEQQNYAKPYPIQKQAIPVVLQGRDMLGIAQTGSGKTASFVLPILEQMRKAAPSKNRHVRALVLVPTRELAIQVEEVFRLFSDALPERVKSLAVYGGVSINPQMIKMQGVEILVATPGRLLDLVDSNAVSLSEVQVLVLDEADKMLNLGFRDEMADIFKLLPVKRQNLLFSATLSKDVTTLNDILLRDPVVVKVEAEEQNLDNITQLAYYVTPERKGPLLRYLIDQENMEQVLIFVSETIRADAVVVKLRQNGIKAAALHGKKSQGARTQALADFKAGRITVLVATDLASRGIDIEFLPYVINYELPRSPKDYIHRIGRTGRAEAPGTAISLVCEEDRHHFKVIQKKMGRWVNFTYTDDINLQGF; encoded by the coding sequence ATGCCCTTTACCTCCCTTGGTTTATCGGAATCGTTGCTTAAAGCACTCGAACAGCAGAACTATGCAAAGCCTTACCCTATTCAGAAGCAGGCAATACCTGTTGTGCTTCAGGGACGCGATATGCTAGGCATTGCCCAGACGGGTTCGGGGAAAACGGCTAGCTTCGTGCTTCCCATTCTGGAGCAGATGCGAAAGGCTGCACCTTCGAAGAACCGTCATGTTCGTGCGCTGGTGCTTGTTCCTACAAGGGAGTTGGCTATTCAGGTGGAGGAGGTGTTTCGCCTCTTTAGCGATGCACTGCCCGAGCGTGTAAAGAGCCTAGCCGTATATGGAGGTGTATCCATTAACCCGCAGATGATAAAGATGCAGGGGGTGGAGATACTTGTGGCAACGCCTGGACGTTTGCTCGACTTGGTGGATTCGAATGCCGTTAGCCTTTCGGAGGTGCAGGTGCTCGTCCTCGACGAGGCGGATAAGATGCTCAACCTCGGCTTCCGCGACGAGATGGCTGATATCTTTAAGCTGCTACCTGTTAAGCGTCAGAACTTGCTCTTTTCGGCAACGCTAAGCAAGGATGTAACCACGCTTAACGACATTCTGCTGCGTGATCCGGTAGTGGTAAAGGTGGAGGCAGAGGAGCAAAACCTTGACAACATCACCCAGCTAGCCTACTACGTAACGCCCGAGCGAAAAGGGCCTCTACTTCGCTACCTTATCGATCAGGAGAACATGGAGCAGGTGCTCATCTTCGTCTCCGAAACTATTCGCGCGGATGCGGTGGTTGTTAAGCTAAGGCAGAATGGTATTAAAGCAGCTGCACTGCATGGCAAGAAGAGTCAGGGCGCCCGAACACAAGCGTTAGCCGACTTTAAGGCAGGACGCATTACCGTATTGGTGGCTACCGACCTCGCCTCGCGCGGTATCGATATCGAATTCCTTCCCTACGTAATAAACTACGAACTGCCCCGCTCGCCAAAAGACTACATCCATAGGATTGGGCGTACGGGACGTGCCGAAGCCCCCGGAACAGCCATATCCTTAGTGTGCGAGGAGGATCGTCATCACTTTAAGGTAATCCAGAAGAAGATGGGGAGGTGGGTAAACTTTACCTATACCGACGATATTAACTTGCAGGGGTTTTAG
- a CDS encoding S41 family peptidase: MTKPALALLIALILGSCTSVKQYNQQLAEKKNPKDLQEDVDYLYRKLQAYHPQLYWYISKKELDYKFDSLKSSITEPMTSGEFYYKVAPVVSSIREGHTRMLPLNKEYKSREKDSLRVKEFGYTPFSKLKFGIFDNRLYVVKNNSWNKTIKEGSEVVSVNGISAQHLLTKYRTTLTADGYVTTFTDRLLGNRFPTFFYNDFDFADSLACELRHNDTLRNVLLRRAAPKDTAKGNANVKKVKVTLTAAQRDSARSERKRRLLLGYNSDEKTYSKNLSFYKSDSSIAIMKLNDFTGGQYEKFYKSAFKKLDSLKVKTLVIDLRNNTGGSLFDVRCLYSYLADTSFCFIKKMEVTTPKSILFTTYFKDVPLVLDPFILPFYPVYFTYALSHMSKGDDGKYYFRLGKKVEKPRETRFRGKVYMLINGASFSASCIISSNLKGAKRAYFVGEETGGAFNGNVAGRMHLFELPNSKLNARIGLLCMRPEYQTEQEGRGIIPDVAITPTLDDVLKGNDPELNWVIDRVKQERGMAR; this comes from the coding sequence ATGACAAAACCAGCTCTTGCCCTGCTAATCGCTCTTATTCTTGGCAGTTGTACCTCGGTGAAGCAGTACAACCAGCAACTTGCTGAGAAGAAAAATCCCAAAGATCTACAGGAGGATGTCGACTACCTCTACCGCAAGCTGCAGGCTTACCATCCGCAGCTGTACTGGTATATCAGCAAAAAGGAACTCGACTATAAGTTCGATAGCCTAAAGTCATCCATTACCGAGCCGATGACCAGCGGGGAGTTCTACTATAAGGTGGCGCCGGTGGTGTCGAGTATCAGGGAGGGGCATACGCGAATGCTTCCGCTGAATAAGGAATATAAGTCGAGGGAGAAGGACAGCCTAAGGGTAAAGGAGTTTGGCTATACGCCCTTCTCGAAGTTGAAGTTTGGGATATTCGACAACCGTCTTTACGTGGTGAAGAATAACTCGTGGAATAAGACTATTAAGGAGGGTTCGGAGGTGGTTTCGGTAAATGGCATTAGCGCTCAACATCTCCTTACAAAGTATCGGACCACCCTAACCGCTGATGGCTACGTAACCACCTTTACGGATAGGTTACTTGGCAATCGCTTCCCCACCTTCTTCTACAACGACTTCGACTTTGCCGATAGCCTCGCCTGCGAGCTACGCCATAACGATACCCTACGTAATGTGCTGCTTAGACGGGCTGCTCCAAAGGATACGGCTAAGGGGAACGCTAATGTGAAGAAGGTAAAGGTTACGCTTACGGCTGCCCAGCGCGATAGCGCCCGCAGCGAAAGGAAGAGGCGCCTGCTGCTGGGCTACAACAGCGACGAAAAGACCTACAGTAAGAACCTCTCGTTCTACAAGTCGGATAGCAGCATTGCCATTATGAAACTGAACGACTTTACGGGAGGGCAGTACGAGAAGTTCTACAAGAGTGCGTTCAAGAAGCTCGACTCGTTGAAGGTGAAAACCCTTGTAATCGATTTGAGGAATAATACTGGAGGTAGCTTGTTTGATGTTCGTTGTCTCTACTCGTACCTCGCCGATACCAGCTTTTGCTTTATAAAAAAGATGGAGGTAACCACACCTAAGAGCATCCTATTTACTACTTACTTTAAGGATGTCCCTCTTGTTTTGGACCCATTTATTCTGCCATTTTATCCCGTTTACTTTACCTATGCGCTTTCGCACATGAGTAAGGGCGACGATGGCAAGTACTACTTCCGATTGGGGAAGAAGGTTGAGAAACCTAGGGAGACTCGATTCAGGGGAAAGGTTTACATGCTAATTAACGGGGCGAGCTTTTCTGCCTCGTGCATCATATCGTCCAATCTTAAAGGGGCGAAGCGGGCCTACTTTGTTGGGGAGGAGACCGGTGGTGCTTTCAACGGAAATGTTGCTGGACGAATGCACCTATTCGAGCTACCTAACTCGAAGTTAAATGCGCGCATCGGGTTACTTTGCATGCGTCCAGAGTACCAAACCGAGCAGGAGGGGAGAGGGATTATCCCCGATGTTGCTATCACCCCAACTCTTGATGATGTGTTGAAGGGGAACGACCCTGAATTGAATTGGGTTATTGATAGAGTAAAGCAGGAGAGGGGAATGGCAAGGTAG
- a CDS encoding head GIN domain-containing protein, whose product MRIHKLAALIALTLAAVAVNAQIFSRGIVGNGEMGKRVFKLNEFKNISVSSGIDIYLDPTGKNLAELVTDKNVINAVIVEQDGNTLTFKLKENVRKTTKGIKIYLSYKTIEGIGASGGSDVYMINKSAILKSRSLSIDASGGSDLRLDISVELLKCESSGGSDIFLNGTANTAVFSCSGGSDVKAKELTTHTCSIESSGGSDAIVTATQSIKVDASGASDVTYYGNPKSISVSKSGASDVYRK is encoded by the coding sequence ATGAGAATACATAAGCTTGCAGCGCTAATAGCACTTACCCTTGCAGCTGTTGCAGTAAACGCACAAATCTTTTCCAGAGGAATAGTTGGAAACGGAGAAATGGGCAAACGAGTTTTCAAGCTCAACGAATTTAAGAACATATCGGTTTCTTCAGGCATCGATATTTACCTCGATCCAACCGGAAAGAACCTAGCTGAGCTGGTAACCGACAAGAATGTTATCAACGCTGTAATAGTCGAACAAGATGGCAATACCCTTACCTTTAAGTTAAAGGAAAACGTTCGTAAAACGACCAAAGGCATTAAGATATACCTTTCGTATAAAACCATCGAAGGCATTGGCGCCTCGGGCGGCAGCGATGTTTACATGATAAATAAAAGCGCCATACTTAAGTCTAGGTCCTTAAGCATAGATGCTAGCGGAGGCTCCGACTTACGCCTCGACATCAGCGTAGAGTTGCTTAAATGCGAAAGCTCTGGCGGAAGCGATATCTTCCTAAATGGCACCGCCAATACGGCAGTCTTTAGCTGTAGCGGTGGAAGCGACGTGAAGGCAAAAGAGCTAACTACTCACACCTGCAGCATCGAATCGTCAGGTGGCTCAGATGCCATAGTTACAGCAACCCAATCAATCAAGGTAGATGCTTCAGGTGCATCAGATGTAACCTACTACGGAAATCCTAAAAGCATCTCTGTTTCGAAGTCTGGTGCATCCGACGTTTACAGAAAATAG
- a CDS encoding serine hydrolase, which yields MLLQQRIVERIGSEDICYSFLVKDLRTGENYGHNEHEVVSSASTIKLPVMAEVMSQVKSGMLSLGQRITVKEADKVGYSILQLLETGNTYSLLDVVTLMIIQSDNTAANILIDLVGMDSVNRNIEQQGMKDTRLQRRMLDFVAKSEGRDNFTSAYDMALFLERLYNGKVVDDTYDALMVDIMKQQLDRSMVYVDIPDDVEVAHKTGDLDCSNHDVGIFYTPKGDFIFSMLTWNAQSNNHSRRVVASAAKAAYDYWMER from the coding sequence ATGTTGTTACAACAGCGCATTGTAGAGCGTATTGGCTCCGAAGATATATGCTACTCCTTTCTTGTAAAGGATTTACGTACAGGTGAAAACTATGGCCATAACGAGCACGAGGTGGTATCGTCGGCTAGCACCATAAAGCTGCCGGTAATGGCGGAGGTGATGTCGCAGGTGAAGAGCGGAATGCTTAGCCTAGGGCAGCGAATTACGGTTAAGGAAGCGGATAAGGTTGGCTACAGTATCCTGCAGCTGCTCGAAACGGGCAACACCTACTCGTTGCTTGATGTGGTAACGCTCATGATCATTCAAAGCGATAATACTGCCGCCAACATTCTTATCGATTTGGTTGGAATGGATTCCGTAAATAGGAATATCGAGCAGCAGGGAATGAAGGATACCAGATTGCAGCGTAGAATGCTCGACTTTGTTGCCAAAAGCGAAGGTCGCGACAACTTTACCTCTGCCTACGATATGGCTCTCTTTCTGGAACGGCTATATAATGGAAAGGTTGTTGATGATACCTATGATGCGCTAATGGTGGACATTATGAAGCAGCAGCTCGATAGGTCGATGGTGTATGTAGATATCCCCGACGATGTGGAGGTGGCGCATAAAACAGGCGACTTAGATTGCAGCAATCACGATGTAGGCATATTCTATACCCCTAAGGGCGACTTCATCTTTTCGATGCTAACGTGGAATGCGCAAAGTAATAACCATTCGCGAAGAGTGGTGGCAAGCGCAGCTAAAGCGGCGTACGATTACTGGATGGAGCGTTAA
- a CDS encoding ADP-ribosylglycohydrolase family protein — translation MKGYFYVRQLAVLMILAVLFGSSSYAQSGKTIFDPELTYKSYHPKKSDRVISRSEYANKLYGFWLGECIANWTGLVTEMDKIGSIGEIKTGKFYTREDWGKSDQPSIWGQGVPSNLSATIDFVFVNPDGVWGADDDTDMEYIYQDLLASNKQPILTGEQIRDGWQKHIKKEEENYLWVSNQKAFDLMNKGMVPPATGDPVNNPEYEMIDAQLTTEIFGLFAPTRPDFALKMADLPIRTTARFNSQWISEFYVSMYSLASAVDKKKSKKENILWMADESRKVLPNDSYSAKMYDFVKSRYLANIPWEQARDEVYQRYQVSQVDGYNITSQNRYCNGCFAAGINFASSLISLFYGEGDIVATIKIAVLAGWDSDNPAATWGGMLGFMIGKDGVEKAFNRKFSDKYNIHRTRIGFPNNGIDNFENMATKGVYIVDRVVQEHLGGGVDLKKNVWYIPEDSNSMTKR, via the coding sequence ATGAAAGGATACTTTTATGTCAGACAGCTTGCTGTTTTGATGATTTTGGCTGTACTATTTGGCAGTAGCTCGTATGCTCAATCAGGGAAAACCATTTTCGACCCGGAGTTGACCTATAAAAGCTATCATCCGAAGAAGAGCGATCGGGTAATTTCTCGGTCGGAATACGCCAACAAATTGTACGGGTTTTGGCTTGGTGAGTGCATTGCCAACTGGACAGGCTTGGTTACCGAAATGGATAAGATAGGCTCGATAGGCGAGATAAAAACGGGTAAGTTTTATACTCGCGAAGATTGGGGAAAGTCAGATCAGCCAAGCATCTGGGGGCAGGGTGTGCCAAGCAACTTGTCGGCTACCATCGACTTTGTTTTTGTTAATCCAGATGGGGTATGGGGGGCTGATGATGATACTGATATGGAGTACATCTATCAGGATCTTTTGGCATCGAATAAGCAACCGATACTAACGGGTGAGCAAATCAGGGATGGCTGGCAGAAGCATATAAAGAAAGAAGAGGAGAACTACTTGTGGGTATCTAATCAGAAAGCCTTTGATTTGATGAACAAGGGAATGGTTCCTCCTGCAACAGGCGATCCTGTAAATAATCCGGAATACGAGATGATTGATGCGCAGCTAACCACCGAGATATTTGGTCTATTTGCCCCAACACGTCCCGATTTTGCGCTAAAGATGGCTGATCTACCAATACGGACTACTGCAAGGTTTAATTCGCAGTGGATCTCGGAGTTTTATGTCTCGATGTATTCATTGGCATCTGCTGTTGATAAAAAGAAGTCGAAGAAGGAAAACATTCTTTGGATGGCCGATGAATCACGAAAAGTGCTACCCAACGATTCCTATTCTGCAAAGATGTATGATTTTGTCAAAAGCAGGTATCTGGCCAATATCCCTTGGGAACAAGCACGAGATGAGGTTTACCAACGATACCAAGTTTCGCAAGTTGATGGCTACAATATTACCTCTCAGAACAGGTACTGTAATGGTTGCTTTGCCGCAGGGATTAACTTTGCTTCGAGCTTAATTAGCCTCTTCTACGGAGAGGGTGATATTGTAGCGACCATAAAAATTGCGGTACTAGCCGGATGGGATTCCGATAATCCTGCGGCAACTTGGGGTGGAATGTTGGGCTTTATGATTGGAAAAGATGGCGTTGAGAAGGCCTTTAATAGAAAGTTTTCCGATAAGTATAATATCCACAGAACTAGGATTGGCTTTCCGAATAACGGCATTGACAATTTTGAGAATATGGCTACAAAGGGTGTTTATATAGTCGATCGCGTTGTGCAGGAACATTTGGGCGGCGGGGTAGACCTGAAAAAGAATGTATGGTATATACCTGAAGATTCGAATAGCATGACGAAGCGCTAA
- a CDS encoding cysteine dioxygenase: MELKETVGNPNEILGVKPGFEEFFGEIMDIVRKGQINDKLGEELKQLALTFSCKNDLTQFRKVSDTPYERTLIGRDESGWEALIMTWHKGAQSSIHGHPEFAAYNLLKGKLKLEIFEEVDGTGEVELARVVEVDDNTGFYALGKANVMTNHIHRITCLSDISYSLHIYSDDARKGVVYGE, encoded by the coding sequence ATGGAGTTGAAAGAAACAGTTGGAAACCCCAATGAGATTCTTGGTGTTAAACCTGGATTTGAAGAGTTTTTTGGGGAGATAATGGATATAGTTAGAAAAGGACAAATCAACGATAAGCTGGGTGAAGAGCTAAAGCAGCTAGCGTTGACTTTCTCCTGCAAGAATGACTTAACCCAGTTTCGTAAAGTCAGCGATACACCTTACGAGCGTACGCTTATAGGAAGGGATGAGTCTGGATGGGAAGCCTTAATTATGACCTGGCACAAGGGGGCGCAGAGCAGCATTCATGGTCACCCCGAATTTGCTGCCTACAACCTACTAAAGGGTAAACTGAAGCTGGAGATATTCGAAGAGGTAGATGGCACCGGCGAAGTTGAGCTTGCAAGAGTGGTTGAAGTAGACGATAATACCGGGTTTTATGCGTTGGGTAAGGCTAATGTTATGACTAACCATATTCATCGGATTACCTGTTTGAGCGATATCTCTTATTCGTTGCATATTTATTCGGATGATGCAAGAAAAGGGGTTGTATATGGGGAGTAG